In Populus alba chromosome 1, ASM523922v2, whole genome shotgun sequence, a single window of DNA contains:
- the LOC118027899 gene encoding serine/threonine-protein phosphatase PP2A catalytic subunit-like yields the protein MSKRSPRRESIAATAATTALASKIWKEQKVVTIFNAPNYCYRCGNMASILEVDDCKGHTFIQFEPAPRRGEPDVTRRTPDYFL from the exons ATGAGCAAGAGATCTCCACGAAGAGAAAGCAtagcagcaacagcagcaacaacagcaTTAGCCAGCAAGATTTGGAAG GAACAAAAGGTGGTCACTATCTTTAATGCACCCAACTATTGCTACCGCTGTGGGAACATGGCTTCTATTTTGGAAGTTGATGACTGCAAGGGTCACACATTCATTCAG TTTGAGCCTGCTCCAAGGAGGGGCGAGCCAGATGTGACCCGGAGAACACCAgattatttcctatga